The sequence below is a genomic window from Coffea arabica cultivar ET-39 chromosome 4c, Coffea Arabica ET-39 HiFi, whole genome shotgun sequence.
GATAAAAGATTTTAATGGCAAACGCGATGCTCATGCTGCTTTATGGACCATATAGAAAGATAcatgtacacacacacacaaacactcgGGACAGAAGAAAGCATAACTTGACCAAGACGAAACCTATTCTGCAAATCCACTTTACCCAGGGGAGCTCATTACCGAAATCTTTCTAGAAATCGAAAAGCCTATTTTGTCATGGGGATGGTGGCAGTCGAGAATAATTGGCCGCCGGAGGGTGCCGATAACGCGACGAACCATAACAATCAACAGCAAGGCGGTGGCGGAGGTAGAGGCGGGGGTGGAGAAGGGCTGCGGCAGTACTACCTGCAACATATCCATGATCTTCAGCTCCAACTCCGGCAACGTACACACAATCTTCAGCGTCTTGAAGCCCAGCGCAACGATCTTAATTCCCGAGGTCTCTAATTTTTCTCCTATTTTCAGCTTACCCTGCTCTTCCCCTTCCGCTAATCAGGGgaaaaaaatagttgaattgatttttatttagctctatttatttgttttcttaaGCTTTTCAGCCAGTCACTCTTATTTTgttctgtttcttttcttcctttttcttactAATATCTAGTTAGTATTTAGCATGGGGGACGATAATTAATGGATCAAGTCTGGCATTTAAATTTTGGAATCAAGGAATGTGTGTGGAAATTAGAGAGGAAATCCAGGAATTGGCAGGATGATGTTACAAATAGAGTGTCTTTACTGTTTATTGTTGGCCCTCTACTTGGAAATTGAAACTCGCGTTCGATATCAAGAAGTAATTTAGTGGACTTCCTTCAACTTCAGaatatacccaaaaaaaaaaatattagtggATATCATGGTGGGGGATTGCATTTGGCCGATTAACGTacgtttgtttgtttgttttttttttttttttttttttgcaacataGGCACACAGAGAACATATTCGGATCAAGTATTACAACATCTCATGGTTACATTAAATTTGTCTTAATTTCAATGTGAGATTGAGACTGAGATGTgtttggtgttatttctgcTGTCATTATTTACTTCCTTTGGTTGTGTACTGTTCTTTAACTGTTCCGTGACATGTGCTGTTATTTTTTCCTTCCAATGCAAACAGTGAGAATGCTGAAGGAAGAGCTACAGCTTCTACAGGAGCCGGGGTCTTATGTTGGTGAAGTTGTCAAAGTCATGGGAAAATCAAAGGTCTTAGTTAAGGTTGGTGATTTATATTCATTCCACGCTAATTAGGATTATCATCTGGTTAGTAGCCTTCAGTTTCTTCTCAAGCTAGTAAATTCCTAGGAAGTTTAGTCAATGATaaataagggaatgaaaccATCAAAAACTAGTCTTAGTCCTTATATGTGCAGCTTTGATGAAATTTATATCATTTTGAACATTCGTATTGATCTACTTTCATCTCTgactctacaactttcatactGTTTACTTATGGTAGCTTCCTGTCCAAGCTATCATACTTTTACCTTATGATAGCTTTCATTTTGCACTGTCATAGTTATTACAGCTTTGCACctgtttttgaatttttattttgcttccGTTATCTTTATATGTTTACGAAATGTgctgggaattttttttttctttttttgacatCCAGGTTCACCCTGAAGGGAAGTATGTTGTTGACATCGACAAGAATATTGACATTACGAAGATTACTCCATCAACTCGAGTAGCATTGCGAAACGATAGCTATGTGCTTCACTTGATGCTGCCCAGCAAAGTTGATCCTCTTGTCAACCTAATGAAAGTTGAGAAAGTTCCAGACTCAACTTATGACATGATTGGTGGTCTTGACCAACAAATTAAAGAGATAAAAGAGGTACAGTTTTGGGCTTCGGTTTTTTGCTCGCTGTGTATTCTGGTTCTCATTCTCTATGTACTTGTTAACAAGAGAAAAAGGTAACTAAGTACAATTATGGCTGGAAGGTTGCTGTTCTCTGTGACTGCTCTTGGAAATGGGACTTCTAAAGTGTTTGTTGTAGTCTGTTGATTCCACCATAAGCATAACAGATGCATAGCTTTATGTTTTCTGTGTCTTTTGAGTTTTAATCCAATCTTCTGTCTTCCGACCATTTTACAGGTCATTGAGTTGCCAATCAAACATCCTGAATTGTTTGAAAGTCTTGGAATAGCACAACCGAAGGTGGGTTAAATAATGATGATTTGTTGATGTACATAATTTTATATGCTTATCTAACCTACATTGTATTGAACTATTGAAGGGAGTCTTGCTGTATGGGCCACCTGGAACAGGGAAAACCTTGCTTGCAAGGGCTGTGGCACATCACACTGATTGCACCTTCATTAGAGTTTCAGGGTCTGAGTTAGTTCAGAAATACATTGGAGAAGGCTCTAGGATGGTTAGAGAGCTTTTTGTCATGGCAAGGTAAATCCTTTTTGCTCTTTACATTCCCAGCGTTGGATTTAGTAATGTATCTTGAAGCCTTCTTTTTGCTTCTCTGAGTGGTTGAATTGCTATTGTAAGAACCAGTCCATGCAATTGACACTTATGATTTTTGACAGGGAACATGCTCCCTCGATCATTTTCATGGATGAAATCGATAGCATAGGATCTGCTCGCATGGAATCTGGAACAGGAAATGGGGATAGTGAAGTTCAACGGACTATGCTTGAGCTTCTCAACCAACTCGATGGATTTGAAGCCTCGAATAAGATAAAAGTAGTATTCAAGTTTCTAATCTAATGCCTTTATTTATGTGAAGTCTCTTTGCCTTTCTTATATCTTCTCGGGACACCTTCAATCACATGGTTGTTTCGAACTGATTCTAATGATCTATGCAGGTTTTGATGGCAACCAATAGAATTGACATTTTGGACCAAGCACTCCTTAGGCCTGGTAGGATTGACCGGAAAATTGAGTTTCCAAATCCTAATGAAGAGGTACTTCTGTGTTTCGCCCAGTTGTTCATTTTCCTTCTGTTTTGcaacctttttcttttgttagaCTGCATTTTACTTGGCAATGGctacattttagatttattttccagattttcgttTAGCGCTGTTGTTATCTAAACTAGTAGTCATATTCTAAATTTGCGAAAATGTCTTCAGTCTCGTTTTGACATCTTGAAGATACACTCAAGAAAGATGAACTTGATGCGTGGTATAGATCTAAAGAAAATTGCAGAGAAAATGAATGGTGCCTCGGGTGCAGAACTTAAGGTATGTTGGTGTTTTAATTGCAATTTTCATACCCTGTTCCGAAGTTAGTGTCTTAATTTAGAAAATGGAATAGGAGTACATATGGAGTTTGGTTATTGCGCAAGTAAAAGTGTTACTACCGTGGTATTCTGATCTACATCAAACTTCATGACCAGTCACCTCCTTATTATGGATGatgagaaaataaataagtcgAACGTGCTTGTGCAAGACAAGGTTTCTACTTTTAAAAATGGCTTTTGTGTTTGAAAATTGCTCAAGGTTCTCCAGCTGGAATACTCAAGATTCATCTCCTTTCACTAGATAAATTTGCCTGCTCAAGCTGAATCTTGAACTTTGCTTATCTCGGTCTCTTCTAAATCCTTAGGATCATTAGGAAACCAATATATGAGTTTGGTATGTTGGAAACTTATTACTGAGAGCCTTGAGATTCTCTTTGCTTCTTTTGCAGGCTGTTTGCACTGAAGCAGGAATGTTTGCTCTGCGGGAGAGGAGGGTTCATGTCACTCAAGAGGACTTTGAGATGGCAGTGTCTAAAGTGATGAAGAAGGAAACAGAGAAAAATATGTCGCTAAGGAAGCTGTGGAAGTAGGCATTCTGAGGCTGCTTATTTTCGTTAGCAGTCAATTGGGTAGATGCAAGAGGATGTCATCAATTGTATGTTACAGTTAGCATTGGTGTCATAAAGAATCGAATTAATTTCTGTGAGGAACTTCcccacatttttttttccctcgagAGCCTACATTTTCGTCACTTGAGACGTAATAACCTTGCAATGTTTCTTTCACCTCTTTGTTGCTATAGCTTCTCTTTAATGCAAGTATATCTCTATAGCCTGTGAAGTGTATATTTGGGCTTTACAGAGCGTAAGATCCGCGGTGTTGCGTCCAACAATTCGAAGTCCCTGATGGGCCCCGGCTGATTGCTATGAACTCGGAAAGAAACCGTTCACCCACTCGAAGTCCCTGGTCTGCGACTGTCAATCTGTCATGCATAAAAAAGTACATTTAGctgttaaaagtacttttataGTTTCTGACAAACATCATCATTCCGTAAAATTAGAAATTGCATCTTTGGTGCTAGAAATATTTTTAGCAAAAGTTTAAATTTGGTACTTTTAAATAAGcttttgcaatttaaaaaataaaatattaaatttaatcattttatcctatcttataaaataaataaagagataaatatatttaaaaattttcaaattatacaTTATTTAATACAATAAATATTtcttaaattatatttttaaatagtatatttaaaagtatttaattatttaataagtacttttattaaaaattttatgaACAAATAAACTGTGGTGACAACAAACAGCCCTAAATATCTCTTCCTTAAGCCATGCGCCAAGGACGTCAGTCCCATCCCATGTGATGGGATCTGTCGTCGTTTTCAGTGAGCTAACGGCTAACCTAAGAAAACAAAAgccaaaaaagcaaaaaaaaaaaaaaaaaaaaaaaaaaaagcaaaaagtgCATCGAGATGTgatgtttttatttattagtatttGCCACGCGTACAATCTTATCCACTTCCCAAAAAAGCATCCGTTTCTTCCTTCCTTCTCGCTCACTTCACTCTTCCATCCTCCCTTCATCAtcttgttggaaaaaaaaaattttttttttttgtggcttCAGCAAGCCAAGCAAAGCCTCCTCAGAGCTTCTCTTTGGATTAATGCTAATGGCCACAACCCCATTTGCCCATTTCCCCACCTCCCCAGTCATCTGCTCCGCTTCTCCCCAACCCAACCACCACCCTAAACACAACCCGACCCGCCAGAAGTTATCTCCTTCTCCCTCCAACTGGTGGCCTCCACTTTTCGGATGGTCCTCCGATCCCGACTACATTCAGGGCTCCAACTCCGAGTCCAACCAAGAGAGCGGAGAGATTCAGGGCCATCCCGGGAGGGAAGCTCCGGGTCGGCCCACCAGGTCCAAGTTTGGTCTGGGGTGCTTTACAGAAGAAAAGGCCAAGGAGCTGCGGAAAAAGACCATGGAGTCCTCAACCTTCCACGACATTATGTACCACTCGGCCATTGCTTCTCGCCTTGCATCGGACGCCTCTGCCTCTGGGACTGGGCATCGTCAAGAACGCTGACTGTTAGCTTTCGCGCTGGCTGGCTGGGCCCCACATCCGGTTATATGATTATTAATCAAATCCGTCGACTTGAAACTTTATGATCTGTTACTACGATGTAATTTGGTTTATTTCCCATTCCGATTATTGttttttcaagtcttggtaATAAAATATGTTCGGcatggttttttctttttggggggcggggggggggggggttggctTCTTCTAATTTGCAGTGCTGTATCGATCTGTTGTTGTACAATTTATTACCCACTCTTTGATTCGGATTATTGGGGTTttgctttcttcttcaatttctggAGCATGCCTGCAATCTGTCCTTGTTGTAAATTCTAGTAACTTAGCAAGCATCGAAAAAAGTACAGGTAACTGGATCATAATTTCAGTAGAACCATGTAATTTAAGCGTAGCATTCTTCGTTTGTTTCAGATCGCTGTGACCAAAAGggtatttcattttctttatatCCATTGTTTGATGTTCAagttaaaacccctaattcccAACGAAATAGGACCCAAAatataatttaagaaaaaaaatggggGCAGTAATAAAATCAAGCGTTGATATAACATATGTGGGAGTACTGAAAGCTCCTGATGAAATTTGTAGGCATTCCCCTGACTTTTATTGGACTGAGACATTATAAAAACCTGAGATTGAGAAATCCCAGAAAGCAACTCTATGGCTGTTAACCTTCAATAACGAGAAATCAAGTCAAGGATTGACTCATTATGTATACTGCGGCTTTATGCTTTCATCCATTGCCGCCGTAGATATGGAAGAGGAGTCCTGATTAAAAGTCATAGTTGAGGGAATTTAGGGACTCGCCTCAATAGGAAGAAAGAGAGACCCTGGAATTAAGTATACACATCCATGCATTATTCACAACTTGACTCCATAGCCGCACAGGAACTACTGGTGGAGTATCCCTGCTGCGGGTCAGAAGAAAAAATAGCCTCCAGTTGGATTCTCCACCGGCCCCAAACTCAATAATTTCCTGCCACTCGAAGCATTCTTCAACTCACATGGCTCGTCAATTCGTTCACAGAAAGAAACATGCTGAACAAGAGGAGGGGAAAACAGAGGCGAGGATTGAGGTTGGGGAATCCCAAATTGGAGTAGCTTTTTCTGGGGCAGCAGACATCTGTAGTTTATTCGTTAGACGTCCAAGGACATCTTTGTACTAAAACATTTCTGAACAGGCGTAATTGTCACACAGAAAACTTGTGCTT
It includes:
- the LOC113740058 gene encoding uncharacterized protein, encoding MATTPFAHFPTSPVICSASPQPNHHPKHNPTRQKLSPSPSNWWPPLFGWSSDPDYIQGSNSESNQESGEIQGHPGREAPGRPTRSKFGLGCFTEEKAKELRKKTMESSTFHDIMYHSAIASRLASDASASGTGHRQER
- the LOC113738451 gene encoding 26S proteasome regulatory subunit 8 homolog A-like; translated protein: MGMVAVENNWPPEGADNATNHNNQQQGGGGGRGGGGEGLRQYYLQHIHDLQLQLRQRTHNLQRLEAQRNDLNSRVRMLKEELQLLQEPGSYVGEVVKVMGKSKVLVKVHPEGKYVVDIDKNIDITKITPSTRVALRNDSYVLHLMLPSKVDPLVNLMKVEKVPDSTYDMIGGLDQQIKEIKEVIELPIKHPELFESLGIAQPKGVLLYGPPGTGKTLLARAVAHHTDCTFIRVSGSELVQKYIGEGSRMVRELFVMAREHAPSIIFMDEIDSIGSARMESGTGNGDSEVQRTMLELLNQLDGFEASNKIKVLMATNRIDILDQALLRPGRIDRKIEFPNPNEESRFDILKIHSRKMNLMRGIDLKKIAEKMNGASGAELKAVCTEAGMFALRERRVHVTQEDFEMAVSKVMKKETEKNMSLRKLWK